In Zonotrichia albicollis isolate bZonAlb1 chromosome 3, bZonAlb1.hap1, whole genome shotgun sequence, a single window of DNA contains:
- the LOC102063240 gene encoding uncharacterized protein LOC102063240 isoform X5, whose product MILLLQYFFMLATDLVLAMTLSCLFYAFACASIALLTCCAIVFSFGSTERSADVKGRAIVILVSNSSIGRMFARNLDRAGFGVSAAQWPAREERTVTQECPSNKEVAQLHLTEDEYQKTVKTFIESHLSLKGPAEEGHVGGQSTPRKAPALQTPLEGQ is encoded by the exons ATGATTCTCCTCCTGCAGTACTTCTTCATGCTGGCCACAGACCTGGTGCTGGCCATGACCCTCTCGTGCCTCTTCTACGCCTTCGCGTGCGCCTCCATTGCGTTGCTGACCTGCTGCGCCATCGTCTTCTCCTTCGGCAGCACCGAGAGGAGCGCCGACGTCAAAGGGAGAGCCATCGTCATCCTAGTGTCCAACAGCTCCATCGGCAGGATGTTTGCAAGGAACCTGGACAGAGCAGGCTTCGGGGTGTCTGCTGCTCAGTGGCCTGCCCGGGAGGAGAGGACAGTGACACAAGAGTGCCCATCCAACAAGGAGGTAGCCCAGCTGCACCTGACCGAAGATGAGTATCAGAAGACAGTGAAAACCTTCATAGAAAGCCACTTATCCCTGAAAG gccctgcagaggaaGGACATGTTGGAGGTCAGAGCACGCCCAGGAAGGCTCCAGCACTGCAGACGCCCTTGGAGGGGCAGTAG
- the LOC102063240 gene encoding uncharacterized protein LOC102063240 isoform X3 has protein sequence MILLLQYFFMLATDLVLAMTLSCLFYAFACASIALLTCCAIVFSFGSTERSADVKGRAIVILVSNSSIGRMFARNLDRAGFGVSAAQWPAREERTVTQECPSNKEVAQLHLTEDEYQKTVKTFIESHLSLKGERACFGGCERPQQTPVPEGRQGRPRKEGEKVLSRHRGLDLL, from the exons ATGATTCTCCTCCTGCAGTACTTCTTCATGCTGGCCACAGACCTGGTGCTGGCCATGACCCTCTCGTGCCTCTTCTACGCCTTCGCGTGCGCCTCCATTGCGTTGCTGACCTGCTGCGCCATCGTCTTCTCCTTCGGCAGCACCGAGAGGAGCGCCGACGTCAAAGGGAGAGCCATCGTCATCCTAGTGTCCAACAGCTCCATCGGCAGGATGTTTGCAAGGAACCTGGACAGAGCAGGCTTCGGGGTGTCTGCTGCTCAGTGGCCTGCCCGGGAGGAGAGGACAGTGACACAAGAGTGCCCATCCAACAAGGAGGTAGCCCAGCTGCACCTGACCGAAGATGAGTATCAGAAGACAGTGAAAACCTTCATAGAAAGCCACTTATCCCTGAAAG GGGAAAGAGCCTGCTTTGGTGGCTGTGAAAGGCCCCAGCAGACCCCAGTCCCTGAAGGAAGGCAAGGTAGGCCAAggaaggagggggagaaggtCCTATCAAGGCACAGAGGTCTGGACTTGCTCtga